One window from the genome of Cricetulus griseus strain 17A/GY chromosome 2, alternate assembly CriGri-PICRH-1.0, whole genome shotgun sequence encodes:
- the LOC113833855 gene encoding protein FAM229A, protein MQPSPSTPGPQRAADTCQAPPGPERPPAARARAVASSLGPASASGRVPRGLDMSAQETPQGRRFPIEAGDSPGLASAPESQDSPEPVATDHNPVRPLRRCPGCHCLTLLHVPIDVYLAMGGSPRARAT, encoded by the exons ATGCAGCCCTCCCCTTCGACGCCGGGGCCCCAGCGAGCAGCAGACACCTGCCAGGCTCCGCCTGGACCGGAGCGTCCTCCCGCGGCCAGGGCTCGGGCAGTTGCTTCCAGCCTGGGACCGGCCTCGGCCTCCGGCAG AGTGCCCCGGGGCCTGGACATGAGTGCCCAGGAGACCCCACAGGGTCGAAGATTCCCCATTGAGGCCGGAGACTCCCCTGGCCTTGCCTCCGCCcccgagtcccaggacagcccgGAGCCTGTAGCTACGGATCATAACCCTGTCAG GCCGCTCCGACGCTGCCCGGGCTGCCACTGTCTGACGCTGCTGCACGTGCCCATCGACGTCTACCTGGCCATGGGCGGGAGCCCTCGGGCCCGTGCCACCTGA
- the Tssk3 gene encoding testis-specific serine/threonine-protein kinase 3: MEDFLLSNGYQLGKTIGEGTYSKVKEAFSKKHQRKVAIKIIDKMGGPEEFIQRFLPRELQIVRTLDHKNIIRVYEMLESADGKIYLVMELAEGGDVFDCVLNGGPLPESRAKALFRQMVEAIRYCHGCGVAHRDLKCENALLQGFNLKLTDFGFAKVLPKSRRELSQTFCGSTAYAAPEVLQGIPHDSKKGDVWSMGVVLYVMLCASLPFDDTDIPKMLWQQQKGVSFPTHLGISTECQDLLKRLLEPDMILRPSIEEVSWHPWLAST; encoded by the exons ATGGAGGACTTTCTACTCTCCAATGGGTACCAGCTGGGCAAGACCATTGGGGAAGGGACCTACTCAAAAGTCAAAGAAGCATTTTCcaaaaaacatcaaagaaaagtGGCAATTAAAATTATAGACAAGATGGGAGGGCCAGAAG AGTTTATCCAGAGATTCCTGCCTCGGGAGCTCCAGATCGTCCGCACCCTTGACCACAAAAACATCATCCGGGTGTATGAGATGCTGGAGTCGGCAGACGGAAAAATCTACCTGGTGATGGAACTGGCTGAGGGAGGGGATGTCTTTGACTGTGTGCTGAACGGAGGGCCACTTCCCGAGAGCCGGGCCAAGGCCCTCTTCCGCCAGATGGTTGAGGCTATTCGCTACTGCCATGGCTGTGGCGTGGCCCACCGGGACCTTAAGTGTGAGAACGCCTTGTTGCAGGGCTTCAACCTGAAGCTGACCGACTTTGGCTTTGCCAAGGTGCTACCCAAGTCACGCAGGGAGTTGAGCCAGACCTTCTGTGGCAGCACAGCCTATGCCGCTCCCGAGGTACTACAGGGCATACCCCATGATAGCAAGAAAGGTGATGTCTGGAGCATGGGTGTGGTCCTGTATGTAATGCTCTGTGCAAGCCTACCTTTTGATGACACAGATATCCCCAAGATGCTGTGGCAGCAGCAGAAGGGGGTATCCTTCCCCACTCATCTGGGCATCTCAACCGAATGCCAGGACCTGCTCAAGCGGCTCCTGGAACCAGACATGATACTCCGGCCTTCAATCGAAGAAGTTAGTTGGCACCCATGGCTAGCAAGCACTTGA